From a single Polyangium spumosum genomic region:
- a CDS encoding LysR family transcriptional regulator: protein MMDALRHFALIAEHGTFTRAARHAHLSQPALTASIQRLEETFGARLLHRDRAGTSLTAAGHVLLPRALHILAALGDARRAVAEVEGLEAGEVRLGAGATACTYLLPPTLSAFRAAHPGVRFRLREATTAEVLDALERGEIDLGVVTHPEGELWIDDELILVSAPGLPTKDAPFVTFARGSTTRALLDQHFPGADVVMELGSIAAVKGNVRAGIGVALVSRFAVEHDLAQGRLATVPHPATPIARPMHIVHRGEDRLPPAAAALRRLLLSRRGLQAKR, encoded by the coding sequence ATGATGGACGCGCTTCGCCACTTCGCCCTCATCGCCGAGCACGGCACCTTCACCCGGGCCGCGCGGCACGCGCACCTGTCGCAGCCGGCGCTCACGGCCTCCATCCAGCGGCTCGAGGAGACCTTCGGCGCGCGCCTCCTCCACCGCGACCGCGCCGGGACCAGCCTCACGGCCGCCGGGCACGTCCTCTTGCCACGCGCCCTGCACATCCTCGCCGCCTTGGGCGACGCCAGACGCGCCGTCGCCGAGGTCGAGGGGCTCGAGGCCGGCGAGGTGCGGCTCGGCGCCGGCGCAACGGCATGCACCTACCTCCTGCCGCCCACGCTCTCCGCGTTCCGCGCCGCGCACCCCGGCGTGCGGTTTCGCCTCCGTGAGGCGACGACCGCCGAGGTGCTCGACGCGCTCGAGCGCGGGGAGATCGATCTCGGCGTGGTCACGCATCCCGAGGGAGAGCTCTGGATCGACGATGAGCTCATCCTCGTCTCCGCGCCGGGGCTCCCGACGAAGGACGCTCCTTTCGTGACGTTCGCCCGGGGCTCGACGACACGCGCGCTGCTCGATCAGCACTTCCCGGGCGCCGACGTGGTGATGGAGCTCGGCAGCATCGCGGCCGTGAAGGGCAACGTCCGCGCGGGGATCGGCGTGGCCCTCGTGAGCCGCTTCGCCGTGGAGCACGACCTCGCCCAGGGGCGCCTCGCCACGGTGCCGCACCCCGCGACGCCGATCGCGCGGCCCATGCACATCGTCCACCGCGGCGAGGATCGCCTCCCCCCCGCCGCCGCCGCGCTCCGGAGGCTCCTGCTCTCGCGCCGCGGCCTCCAGGCGAAGCGCTGA
- a CDS encoding TSUP family transporter, translating into MLALLPVFGVLAGVLTTMAGLGGGILLLLGLSVVWGPAAALASTAPAMLFGNLHRLWLLREEFDRPSAKAFAWGAVPGSFVGGLMTAWMPEVVLRWLMLVMTAAAMGRALGVFTWRPRAAAMAPAGLGIGVVSATAGGAGLLVGPLFMAAGLSGKRFVGTIAAAAVALHAGRVAAYGLGGMMSRETMVRAVLLTVALMGGNVIGLWLRDRVLDERRAERLEFGALVACMGLSMLGIGKG; encoded by the coding sequence ATGCTGGCGCTTCTCCCGGTTTTCGGTGTTTTGGCTGGGGTGCTGACGACGATGGCGGGCCTTGGCGGGGGCATCTTGCTCTTGCTGGGCCTCTCGGTCGTGTGGGGTCCGGCGGCGGCGCTGGCCTCGACGGCGCCGGCGATGTTGTTCGGGAACCTGCACCGGCTGTGGCTGCTGCGGGAGGAGTTCGATCGTCCGTCCGCGAAGGCGTTCGCGTGGGGGGCGGTGCCTGGGAGCTTCGTGGGCGGGCTGATGACGGCGTGGATGCCGGAGGTGGTGCTCCGCTGGCTGATGCTTGTGATGACGGCGGCGGCGATGGGCCGAGCGCTGGGCGTCTTCACATGGCGTCCGCGGGCCGCGGCGATGGCGCCGGCGGGGCTTGGGATCGGGGTGGTGAGCGCGACGGCGGGGGGAGCAGGTCTCCTGGTGGGGCCGCTGTTCATGGCCGCAGGGCTGTCGGGGAAGCGTTTCGTAGGGACGATCGCAGCGGCCGCGGTAGCGCTACACGCGGGGCGGGTAGCGGCGTACGGGCTCGGGGGGATGATGAGCCGGGAGACGATGGTTCGAGCGGTTTTGCTGACGGTCGCGCTGATGGGCGGGAACGTGATCGGGCTGTGGCTGCGCGATCGAGTGCTCGATGAACGGAGAGCGGAGCGGCTGGAGTTCGGAGCGCTGGTGGCCTGCATGGGCCTGAGCATGCTGGGGATCGGGAAGGGCTGA